The following are encoded in a window of Phaseolus vulgaris cultivar G19833 chromosome 3, P. vulgaris v2.0, whole genome shotgun sequence genomic DNA:
- the LOC137807936 gene encoding vignain-like — protein MEMKNIFWGVLLFAFVLGMVESFDFNEKELESEEGLWDLYERWRSHHTVSRSFDEKQKRFNVFRANVMNIHNTNKMDKPYKLKLNRFADMTNHEFRSIYANSKVSHHRMFRGMPRGNGSFMYENVDRVPPSVDWRKKGAVTDVKDQGKCGSCWAFSTVVAVEGLNQIKTHKLVSLSEQELVDCDTKENEGCQGGLMESAFDFIKQHGITTETNYPYEARDGTCDASKVKKPAVSIDGYDTVPVNNEAALLKAVAHQPVSVAIDAGGFGFQFYSEGVFTGLCGTGLNHGVAIVGYGTTQDGTKYWTVKNSWGSEWGEKGYIRMQRSVFDHKGLCGIAMEASYPIKKSSKSMEESSFLKDEL, from the exons AtggaaatgaaaaatatattttggggTGTTTTATTGTTTGCTTTTGTTCTTGGAATGGTTGAGAGCTTTGATTTCAACGAGAAGGAGCTAGAATCCGAGGAAGGGTTGTGGGATTTGTACGAGAGATGGAGGAGCCACCACACGGTTTCACGAAGCTTCGATGAGAAGCAGAAGCGCTTCAACGTGTTCAGAGCCAATGTGATGAATATCCACAATACGAATAAAATGGATAAGCCTTACAAGCTGAAGTTGAACAGGTTTGCTGACATGACCAACCATGAATTCAGGAGCATCTATGCTAACTCCAAGGTGAGTCACCACAGAATGTTTCGAGGCATGCCACGTGGGAATGGTTCTTTCATGTATGAGAACGTTGACAGGGTTCCTCCTTCGGTGGATTGGAGGAAGAAAGGTGCTGTTACTGATGTAAAGGATCAAGGCAAATGTG GTAGTTGTTGGGCCTTTTCAACTGTTGTAGCTGTTGAAGGTCTTAACCAGATCAAGACACATAAGCTAGTGTCATTGTCTGAGCAAGAACTGGTAGATTGTGACACTAAAGAGAATGAAGGTTGCCAAGGTGGGTTAATGGAAAGTGCATTCGATTTTATCAAACAACATGGCATTACTACAGAAACCAATTACCCTTATGAAGCAAGAGATGGAACTTGTGATGCATCAAAG GTGAAGAAACCTGCAGTGTCAATTGATGGATATGATACTGTCCCCGTGAACAATGAAGCTGCATTGCTCAAAGCTGTTGCCCATCAACCTGTATCAGTAGCCATTGATGCTGGCGGATTTGGCTTCCAGTTCTACTCAGAG GGAGTATTTACGGGTTTGTGTGGCACTGGTCTGAATCATGGTGTAGCAATTGTGGGGTATGGAACAACTCAAGATGGAACCAAATATTGGACAGTGAAGAACTCATGGGGATCTGAATGGGGAGAAAAAGGTTACATTAGAATGCAAAGGAGCGTATTTGACCACAAAGGTCTCTGTGGCATAGCAATGGAGGCTTCCTATCCAATCAAAAAGTCCTCCAAATCAATGGAAGAATCTTCATTTCTTAAGGACGAGCTTTAA
- the LOC137807934 gene encoding autophagy-related protein 16: MAKTCKSQEEIACEAIKHALKALRKRHLLEEAAHGPAVLALSRPIASQGSEWKEKAENLQVELQQCYKAQSRLSEQLVVEVAESRTSKALAQEKENAVADLQKELTELRDECSQLKEDLEEKIKSLEMIVSENSELKAQLQQMTTKANKAEAENKMLIDRWMLEKMKDAERLNEANALYEDMVEKLKASGLEQLARQQVDGIVRQSEEGAEFFLESSIPSTCKYRLRAHEGGCASMLFEYNSSKLITGGQDRLVKMWDTNTGSLSSTLHGCLGSVLDLTITHDNRSVIAASSSNNLYVWDVNSGRVRHTLTGHTDKVCAVDVSKISSRHVVSAAYDRTIKVWDLVKGYCTNTIIFPSNCNALSFSMDGQTIFSGHVDGNLRLWDIQSGKLLSEVAAHSLAVTSISLSRNGNIVLTSGRDNLHNLFDVRSLEVCGTLKATGNRVASNWSRSCISPDDNHVAAGYADGSVYIWSISKGDIVGTLKEHTSSVLGCTWSGVGKPLASADKNGIVCVWT; this comes from the exons ATGGCGAAAACATGCAAGTCGCAAGAAGAAATTGCGTGTGAAGCTATTAAACATGCTTTGAAGGCACTACGGAAGCGCCATTTGCTTGAAGAAGCCGCTCATGGTCCCGCTGTTCTAGCTCTTTCTAGACCCATCGCTTCTCAG GGCTCTGAGTGGAAAGAGAAAGCAGAGAATCTTCAAGTGGAACTTCAGCAATGCTACAAAGCACAATCTAGGCTGTCTGAGCAGCTTGTTGTGGAAGTAGCTGAGTCCAGAACTTCAAAAGCGTTGGCTCAAGAGAAAGAAAATGCAGTTGCTGatttgcaaaaggaattgactGAATTGAG GGATGAGTGTTCTCAGTTAAAGGAAGACTTGGAAGAAAAGATTAAATCTCTAGAAATGATTGTCAGTGAGAATTCTGAACTTAAAGCCCAACTGCAGCAGATGACTACTAAAGCCAATAAAGCTGAAGCTGAAAATAAGATGTTGATCGACCGCTGGATGTTGGAAAAGATGAAGGATGCTGAACGCCTGAATGAG GCCAACGCACTGTATGAAGACATGGTCGAGAAACTAAAGGCCAGTGGCTTAGAGCAACTTGCAAGGCAGCAGGTGGATGGTATAGTTCGCCAAAGTGAAGAAGGTGCTGAATTTTTTTTAGAGTCAAGCATCCCTTCCACATGTAAATACAGGCTTCGTGCACATGAAGGTGGTTGTGCTTCCATGTTGTTTGAGTACAATTCCAGTAAACTGATCACTGGGGGACAGGATCGGTTAGTTAAAATGTGGGATACAAATACAGGATCCTTATCTTCTACTCTTCATGGCTGCCTTGGCTCAGTATTAGATCTCACGATCACCCATGATAATCGATCTGTCATTGCTGCAAGCAGCTCAAACAACTTGTATGTATGGGATGTCAACTCCGGCCGTGTCCGTCATACCCTTACTGGCCACACAGATAAAGTTTGTGCTGTTGATGTGAGCAAGATTTCAAGTCGTCATGTTGTCAGTGCTGCTTATGATCGTACCATAAAAGTTTGGGACCTAGTGAAAGGTTACTGCACTAACACAATCATTTTTCCCAGCAACTGCAATGCTCTCTCCTTCAGCATGGATGGTCAGACCATATTTTCAGGACATGTTGATGGTAATCTTCGGTTATGGGACATTCAAAGCGGAAAGCTACTCAGCGAGGTTGCTGCACATTCACTTGCGGTCACATCAATATCCCTTTCTCGAAATGGAAATATTGTACTGACCAGTGGAAGGGACAACTTGCACAATTTGTTTGACGTGCGATCTCTTGAAGTTTGTGGCACACTAAAAGCGACGGGAAACAGAGTTGCTTCTAACTGGAGCCGCTCCTGTATTAGTCCAGATGACAATCACGTTGCTGCTGGGTATGCCGATGGATCTGTCTATATTTGGTCAATTTCTAAAGGTGATATAGTCGGTACACTCAAGGAACACACTTCTTCTGTTCTGGGTTGTACGTGGAGCGGGGTTGGAAAACCGCTGGCCTCAGCTGACAAGAATGGGATAGTTTGTGTCTGGACATAA